One genomic region from Kwoniella dejecticola CBS 10117 chromosome 1, complete sequence encodes:
- a CDS encoding potassium/sodium efflux P-type ATPase, fungal-type: MTTEKHATSSDAEKGFSRADTGNTAITQSLPFKPHTAPSGKVLDALSANETKGLSEQEAKKRLEQYGLNRLKPPKKPSLIKICLRQIGNAMTVILIAAMAVSFGTMDWISGGVIGALVILNVTVGTITEWQAEKTVASLESVGAPQATVMRTAGGTESSTKIIAVEEVVPGDLVLVKNGDIIPADGRVLEGHCSNLECDEAFLTGESLPVAKQSDPIDEEDCPVGDQLSMVFSGAQVTKGRARVVITSTGMNTEIGKIAQALDSKAKKTDTGFAAYWYKFKVIMGVAETTPLQIKLNKLAYFLLGCSILIAIIVVASTGFKDVPLSVATYAVAAAVSILPASLIAVVSLTLARASTDLAQRNALVRRMDAIEALAGVENVCSDKTGTLTVGRMVVRKFWVPALDPRANESAPVNTKRGQAYSFETGSDPFYPRGEVRSDREEISPGGAVLDLKRKPQRKNSDTSTPENDPDAQELELSEQVILVDEQEHGLRDLGLCASLCNQATLSRPVDNESQWEANGDPTEIALQVAAHKLGHGKPFLTHSRPHPQRADSVRSGHSGRPPIAGSRGHYEQVIEHPFDSTVKRMSIAYRFVPDDKTEGHVQCYLKGAVERVFELCTSVHGEELTDERKKDIMVKVDALAAQGLRVLALCGKRLPARAVDEVKSAPRDQFERDFAFLGLAGIFDPPRKESPGAVADCLRAGITPRMLTGDHPATATAIALNIGILEKAYSKEAVMTGQQFDALSEDEIDKLPELPLVVARCAPETKVRMVDAIHRRGQKTVMTGDGVNDSPALKRADVGVGMGTGSDVAKQSSRIVLSDDNFSTIIRAIRKGRSVFKNLAKFLLYLLSGNLAEIIVLMIGLAFKDENDQSVFPLSAVAALWINTLAAGPPALALGLEPTAVDAMEQPPTSFHHIFNLEFYIDLVFYGVLMGSLSLVNFVIVLWGYFPGDLGRYCNEGDSEICDPVFQARATCFATLVIILMIHGLECKHFNKGIFQVNLKDNKVLLWSVFVLALGTFPVVYIPVINNKVFLHGALKWEWGIVFGMIFVYLACTELYKWCKRIYFRRTHVPEPSRGPSDKTLKMETTIAPV; this comes from the exons ATGACAACTGAGAAACACGCAACCAGCTCTGACGCTGAGAAGGGATTCTCAAGAGCTGATACTGGAAATACAGCTATCACACAATCACTACCATTCAAACCTCACACAGCGCCCTCGGGGAAAGTTCTAGATGCTCTTAGTGCAAATGAGACCAAGGGACTGTCAGAGCAGGAGGCGAAGAAAAGATTAGAGCAGTATGGATTGAACAGGTTGAAGCCTCCCAAAAAGCCCAGTCTGATTAAGATCTGTTTGAGGCAGATCGGAAACGCTATGACCGTCATTCTGA TCGCCGCGATGGCGGTCTCCTTTGGTACGATGGACTGGATCAGTGGTGGAGTTATCGGTGCTTTGGTAATATTGAACGTCACTGTTGGCACAATAACCGAATGGCAAGcagaaaag ACCGTCGCAAGTCTTGAATCCGTTGGTGCACCGCAAGCAACCGTTATGCGAACTGCGGGTGGAACAGAAAGTTCGACCAAGATCATtgctgtcgaagaggtcgtGCCAGGAGATCTGGTTCTGGTGAAGAATGGTGATATCATCCCTGCCGATGGCCGGGTGCTTGAGGGTCACTGCAGCAATCTGGAATGTGATGAAGCGTTCTTGACTG GTGAATCTTTGCCCGTTGCCAAGCAATCTGATCCaatcgatgaggaagattgtCCAGTCGG TGACCAATTGAGTATGGTCTTCTCCGGTGCTCAGGTCACCAAAGGCCGTGCCCGAGTAGTCATCACCTCGACGGGAATGAATACCGAAATCGGTAAAATCGCACAGGCTCTGGACTCCAAGGCTAAGAAAACGGACACCGGTTTCGCGGCATACTGGTACAAATTCAAGGTCATCATGGGTGTTGCGGAAACGACTCCATTGcaaatcaa ACTCAACAAACTTGCTTACTTCCTGCTGGGCTGCTCGATCCTTATTGCCATAATCGTGGTTGCTTCCACCGGTTTCAAGGATGTGCCCCTTTCCGTGGCAACATACGCTGTAGCAGCTGCCGTGTCCATCCTGCCAGCCTCACTCATTGCGGTCGTCAGTCTGACCCTGGCAAGAGCGTCAACCGATCTTGCTCAAAGAAATGCCCTAGTCCGACGTATGGATGCTATCGAAGCCCTAGCGGGTGTTGAAAATGTCTGCTCTGATAAG ACCGGTACTCTTACTGTCGGTCGAATGGTTGTCCGAAAATTCTGGGTTCCCGCTCTCGATCCTCGTGCCAATGAATCCGCTCCTGTCAACACAAAGCGAGGTCAAGCATACTCTTTTGAGACTGGTTCTGACCCATTCTACCCCCGAGGTGAGGTCCGTTCCGACAGAGAAGAGATCTCTCCCGGCGGAGCAGTCCTTGACTTGAAGAGAAAACCCCAACGAAAGAACTCCGACACCTCTACCCCTGAAAATGATCCTGACGCTCAAGAATTAGAATTATCCGAACAAGTCATCTTAGTGGACGAACAAGAACACGGTCTTCGAGATCTAGGACTTTGTGCATCACTCTGTAACCAAGCGACCTTGTCTCGGCCTGTTGATAACGAGAGCCAATGGGAAGCTAACGGTGATCCCACCGAAATTGCCCTGCAAGTCGCCGCTCATAAGCTCGGCCACGGTAAACCTTTCCTCACTCATTCCAGACCTCACCCTCAACGAGCCGATTCCGTCAGATCAGGACACAGTGGAAGACCGCCTATAGCTGGGTCCAGAGGTCACTACGAGCAAGTCATCGAGCATCCTTTCGATTCCACCGTCAAAAGGATGTCCATCGCATACAGATTCGTTCCAGACGACAAGACCGAAGGTCACGTACAATGTTACCTCAAAGGAGCGGTAGAACGAGTTTTCGAATTGTGCACCTCCGTTCATGGGGAAGAACTCACcgacgagaggaagaaagataTCATGGTCAAGGTCGATGCGCTGGCTGCGCAGGGTCTCCGAGTCTTAGCTTTGTGTGGCAAACGGCTCCCAGCTCGAGCGGTCGACGAAGTTAAGAGCGCTCCTCGAGATCAATTCGAGCGAgacttcgccttcttggGTTTAGCCGGTATTTTCGACCCCCCAAGAAAGGAGTCTCCCGGTGCTGTGGCGGACTGTCTCCGAGCTGGAATTACCCCTAGAATGTTGACCGGTGATCACCCTGCAACTGCTACTGCTATAGCCCTCAATATCGGTATCTTGGAAAAGGCTTACAGCAAAGAAGCCGTCATGACTGGCCAACAGTTCGATGCTCTcagtgaagatgagattgacaAATTACCTGAATTGCCGCTTGTCGTTGCCCGATGTGCTCCAGAAACTAAGGTCAGAATGGTTGACGCTATCCATCGAAGAGGTCAGAAGACAGTCATGACCGGAGATGGAGTGAACGATTCTCCTGCACTCAAACGGGCAGATGTCGGTGTTGGAATGGGTACAGGATCAGATGTCGCGAAACAATCCTCAAGAATTGTATTGAGTGACGATAATTTCAGTACTATCATTCGAGCTATTCGAAAAGGTCGATCCGTCTTCAAGAACTTGGCCAAATTCTTACTCTACCTGCTTTCCGGTAACTTGGCTGAGATCATCGTGTTGATGATCGGATTGGCCTTCAAAGATGAGAACGACCAATCGGTATTCCCTTTGTCCGCTGTCGCGGCTCTTTGGATCAACACCCTCGCTGCTGGTCCGCCTGCCTTGGCGCTTGGTCTTGAGCCTACAGCCGTTGATGCGATGGAACAGCCTCCTACTTCTTTCCACCACATCTTCAACCTTGAATTCTAcattgatctcgtcttctACGGTGTCCTGATGGGATCGTTGAGTTTGGTCAacttcgtcatcgtcctttGGGGCTACTTCCCTGGAGACCTCGGGAGATACTGTAACGAGGGTGATTCCGAGATCTGTGACCCAGTATTCCAAGCTCGAGCCACCTGCTTCGCTACTTTGGtcatcatcttgatgatcCACGGTCTGGAATGTAAACACTTCAACAAGGGAATTTTCCAGGTCAATCTCAAAGACAACAAGGTATTGCTTTGGTCGGTATTTGTATTGGCCCTCGGCACT TTCCCTGTCGTATACATACCCGTTATCAACAACAAGGTATTCCTACACGGTGCTttgaaatgggaatggggaatTGTC TTTGGAATGATCTTTGTTTACCTTGCTTGCACGGAGCTGTACAAATGGTGTAAAAGAATCTACTTCCGCCGAACTCATGTCCCCGAGCCCTCCAGGGGCCCTTCGGACAAGACGCTCAAGATGGAGACTACTATCGCTCCGGTGTAA